The genomic segment atagatatagatatagatatgataTAGATATTAGactatagagatagatatagatatagataattagaatagatatagatattagataatagatatagattataagatatagatatagatatagatatagatatagatatagcatatagatatagatatagatatagatatagatatagatatagatatagatatagatatagatatagatatagatatagatatagaattaatatagatatagatatagataatagatatagaatagaatagatatagatatagatatagcataattagatatagatatagatatagatatagatatagatatagatatagatatagatatagatatagatatagatatagatatagatatagatatagatatagatatagatatagatatagatatagatatagataagattatagatatagatatagatatagatatagatatagatatagatattagatatagatatagatatagatatagattatagattatagatatagatatagatatagatatagatatagatatagatatagatatagatatagataatagatatagatatagatatagatatagatatagatatagatatagattatagatatagatatagatatagatatagatataatatagatatagatatatatatatatatatatatatatttcacatacaGAGATGCACACAGCAAACACAATGATCCCCCTACTTCACATAAAAACAACCAGACGCTGTATTTTATTCATCTGAATTAGACCAATTCCTTCACAAATAAACaagtaaatgttttaatttttattaaaaacagaagTGGAGTCTTGAATAAAATGCAAGTAAAATCCAGGGCATAAAGACACCTTGTCCATAAAAGATGAGAGAAACAGGGCCGTACCTTACAGATACTTCAACATTAACATCTGCTGCACGGGACAGCAAATTAAAAACATACTATTTACAGCAGACACTAGGAGGTATTTCATGTGCAGATACTTTATCAACACGTCAATCCTTATGACTGTACAAAGCAATGGAAGACATTGTAAAAACCTGATTGCCTGTCCTTTAAAACCTgtgattttttccccctccatATAAAAAGGTACCCACAGAAAAGGTATTTGTAGTTAAGTATAAAACAGTCATGTGTccaaaaaaagctctaaatatacATTCGAGGATACAATTGTACATAAAATTTACAGAAGGGACAGATAAAAAGTAGAATAAAACGGCCATTAAATGCCTGAATTTAAAACATTGCCTATTAGAACTTTATCCTTGAATGCGTGCTCAACATCCCGCTCCTCTATCTTGAGGGACACCTGCAAGAAGGATTATATAAATGTGTTAGCACGCTGCCGCCATAACTTGAAGCAGTTTACAGCCAGTTTATCAAGAATAATAAAACCAGGGATACAACAGAGTTTAAAGCAGTGAACAGATTATAAATAAGCCATTTTAACCTCGCATCCCTTTTTGATAAGATTTAATTATACACTGCAACTTAATACATTTACTAATTAAATTGAATGGTATTCTATGTCACGGTTTAAATGACAAACTAAAGTAGAACTAAACAGGACTCCTGTTCAAACAAAACATTACCTTTGTAAGCCGGGCCTCCTTGGCTTTCTTTAGCCCCAGAATACCCCTTGTCTCTAGGAGCTGACAAAGCGACAGGCACTCTGATTGGCCGACTCCAGGCACCTGTTGCTTTCGGCAGACTTTACTGTATGCCTCATGCACCtgtgaaggaaagaaaaaaaaaaaaaaaacttgagccaAGGAACAGAAACGGTCAAACGgatattttaattagaaaatgtgcaACTGTGAAACTATCAGACATACCTTGCCAAGTGTGACTTCCTTGATCTTGCTTTGCCGAGTTATTAGGAGCAGGGCACAGACCAGCAGTTTCTGCTGTAAGGGAAAACTCTCGCTTGAACCCTCACGGCTTGCCATCTTGTCCCCATACACATCTGACAGGACACGAGAGATGTGTGGAAGGCTGACCTTTTTTGGAACAGGGTTTAATGGGACTTCTTTACAAGGAGACGCACCTGGATGACAAAAAAAGGAAGCAAACggggttaactttttttttttttaagtccattAAAAAGGTTTACATATTAGCTGTATGCATTACTTTTAATTTATATAGTACTACAAATATACACAGCAACAGTGTAAAGATCAAAAGCGCTAGATAATCCTGAAAGGTCATTGTAAAGGTCTAATAGAGCTTTGTGGTCCCAGAGGGCCCCTGGCTGAATGGTGTCCCGAATAACGATGAAATGCACTGGTCTACTGTCAATTTAACATGGACTTAAACCCACactctactgcagtgatccccaaccagtagcttgtgagcattatgttgctccccaaccccttggatgttgctcccagtggcctcaaagcaggagcttatttttgaattccaggcttggaggcaaattttgtactgccaaacagagccttaatgtaggttgacaatccacataggggctactaaatggccaatcacagcacttatctggcaacccaggaatatttttcatgctagtgttgctccccaactcctttaacttctcaatgttgctcatgggttcaaaaggttggggatccctgctctactgCATGGCATCAGAGATCCTTCACAGTACAGGGTTATTATCAAAAGCCAACATTTATACCATTTTACCACATCTTCTATCAGCAAGTCTACAGTTAAGAATCCTGGGAACAGGTTATCAAGTttatggcaaaagaaaaaaagaaatgtattaggTTGCTTTCCCCAGCAACAAAGACAACGCAAATCTGGCAGGAAAGCATTAACTTAAAACATTCTCCTCAGAAAGTGAGCAAGCTTCTTTTCGGCGTTGGgaggaaacagaaaaaaagcacaaaaggaaaagtacaaaaaggaaacaaagtgGAGACAAGCATCGACTTACATTCAGTTAGAGGCTTAAGGACAGTCTGGCCCCTGACATCCGCTTCGACAATTTCAACAGCTCTCCTACAAGtggaaaatatcaaaaataaGGATTATGGCCTGGAAAGAAGTTTATAAAAAACAAAGCAGAATAGCTTTCCACAAGCATCTCCCCAGAGCATTTTAGATATAGATTATACAAGCGCCCCACCTCCCACTGCATGTGGTTTCCAACAGACCAAAAGTCTGAAGATGCAGCCACTAATGTGCATCGCTTTATTGAAATAAAGAGTTTACAGATATGGACTTCTGCACATATTATGGAATAATAACGTTTCCATGTTTCTTCCCCCTACTGCTCCTAATCCTTCAACCCTTTATTGAAAAGCGAATACGTACCTGCAGATATCTAGCGCCTTTCGAGCATCTCCAGAGACAGCAGAGATTTTCCTTGCACAGAACTGAATAGCAGCATTATCCAGAACCTGATCGCCTGAAACCTGTAGCAGCAAACAGAATATGCTACTTAAACTTCAAGGCATCCCATGACAAATGCATGACAAGTTTGTATGTTTAAGCCACTAGCTGTACAAGTTCCTCGGCATTCACTTTCAAAGCTCACTTTAGCAAGTCACTTTCCAACCTTTGTTGAAAGTCAATGTGCATAGAATCAGAGAATCAACACAAAGGCGCTTACTACTCCTCTCACACAACATATTCGTTACACAGACAAGAACATTTGCACCAATCAAGGTTTAATTACCGTATTCAGCCTGTCCTGTAGAATGGTAGCAATCTGATCCTTTGTATATGGAGAAAAGTTGAGCAACTGTGGCTTGCACCGAGGTCGAGCTTGTAGCCTGGGCAAAATACGGTCTGTCAAATCCAATGCGTTAGCAATGCCTGGGGGACCAATAAGACAGATGGATCAATGAAAGCCCGCAAGGTTCCCAAGTCAGTTATGAACACATAGAACAGTccatgtattacatttatataagatgctaaatttctttgttttctgtGCACTGCTTCTACTAAATTTAGAAGTTTCAAAGTGAAAGAAATAGACTGAAGAGTTTTATTCTGCCCTAGAATTACAACAACAATCCccgtgttgtttaaagggtaaggcattttttagtagcagtagcacaaaatgtctctgtcttaaatatattgataatgggttgagtgcagaggactcttgtatttgactatatgtattttgtggtcacaccctcattgcacccccgcctaatggttttaaaaaatagtggtgagcacaactttcccttgtttgttatagttatacaggagtagTGACcatctccatgttgtagctcccactcctcccagctatagtcaggtgatcccactggtgtctaataaaagggcagccaagtttgggagttttactttgaaagcagctagtaagttgcaggtaaaacgtattcgtcccttttataaaatgtataatgaaccaatagaattcttaattaatcagatgaaaattgagcgtaggactggccagatatgggattagtgtgacgtagttgttcatcttaaatatattgtaatatatggacaaacaatccctgtgttgtttaaagggtaaggcatttttcagtagcagtagcacaaaatgtctgtcttaaatatattgataatgggttgagtgcagaggactcttgtatttgactatatgtattttgtggtcacagcctcattgcacccccgcctaatagttttaaaaaatagtggtgagcacaactttcccttgtttgttatatcaaATGAACCAAAGTCTGTCAAGCATTGGATTGATCAAGCTTTGCATAGATTAGATGGTGCTTACCGATTAAAACCATCCTAGAATTTGTGAGCCAAGGCCACTCAAACACTGTGTACAAGACATCCTGTCCTCTGCTGTCCAGCTGATCCATCTCATCCAACACCAGCAAGCTGCCCAGAAAGGAAGCACAAGTTATACGGATGAGTAAAATAAGAACTTGCAGGAAACGAGTGTCAGACAATGCATTCAACCTACAGTAAGAAAACAATATTGTCAGTACGTACATGATTGGACCCTTTGAAGTCACCAGCTTCTCCAAACTCCTTACAATATCTTTGGCGGCGAGTGAAGATTTGCCCCCAGAGATTTCTTCAGCTATAGCCGGAAACACTGCCTGGGAGCTGCGCAATGACATGCAGTTGATGTAAACCGTCTTGCACTGCTGGAGGTCATCCTGTGCACAAGATAAATAACGAGACACTGATTTAGACATTAGTGGGAGGCTTAACAGTAGTCAGTCTGACAGCGCTACAGTAGTAATGTCAGGCTTGGGTGAGAGACTTCTTCACCGCACAACCAAAGCCAGACTTCACTGCTGAAGCAAACAGTGGTGATACATTCCTATAAACAGGGCatatgacttaaagggatactgtcatgggaaaacatgtttttttacaaaacgcatcagttaatagtgctgctccagcagaattctgcactgaaatccatttctcaaaagagcaaactgattttttttatattcaattttgaaatctgacacggggctagacattttgtcgatttcccagctgcccctggtaatgtgacttgtgtctgcactttaggagagaaatgaatgctttctggcaggctgctgtttttccttctcaatgtaactgaatgtgtctcagtgggacatgggtttttactattgagtgctgttcttagatctacccggcagttgttatcttgtatgggagctgttatatggttacttcccattgttcttttgtttggctgctgagggggggagggggtgatatcagtccaacttgcagtacagcagtaaagagcgattgacgtttatcagagcacaagtcacatgacttggggcagctgggaaattgacaatatgtctagccccatgtcagatttcaaaattgaatataaaaaaatctgtttgctcttttgggaaatggatttcagtgcaaaattctgctggagcagcactattaactgatgcgttttgagaaaaaaaaatgttttcccatgacagtatccctttaagttaaaatatgGATGTGCATAGTGGAACCAACCTTGCTCTCCTGCAGAAGCTTATTCAAGCAAGCCGTTTTGCCAGTTCCGGGAGCACCAGATATGTAAAGGCTTCCTGGTTTCCCATCAGAAACATGACTTGTCAAGAAGGTCTTGATAAATGCAGTCTCACTCTCACGAGCCAATAGGCGCTCTGGTATGGCCGTATTCAAAGCGTGCTTAGCCTTCTGATAGCAAGAACCTGAGCAGGATAAGCCAACATAAATATGGTTTTGAAAAGCAGTGCTTTGATAGTTCATGTACATTAGTAGCTGATGCTGAGCTGGAGAGTAAGTTCATTTCAACAGAATCCAATGATCGCAAACTTGTAAAAACTGATTTTTAGGATCTGTACCTAGACGGTGGCATATCTCATATCCGCTGTTTAGCCTGTGCCATTTACCCCCATTTCAATTGCCTCAATGaccacacagcagcttatttgaaCTATagaagtatttctgaagcaaatttcaattactttaacagttttttggtgttattgttccttttaacAGCTTAAACAATTTAGGGGAGCTATAAAGGCCACTTACCTTCCTGTTTAAATAGCTGGACACCAGCACTCTTCCTTTCCTGCGGCCTGTGGTTACGAGAGCCGGATGGTGTCTCTTGCCCCCTTTTCAAAGGAGACAGTCTATAAGGATCCTGTACCTTCTTGATGGGGGATACTGGTGTTGCTGCTGCCTGGTTCTCATCAAAAAGCAAGCGGCGCCCCTTAGGGGTGGAGGTCTGGCCGTTCTCTTTGCGAGACTGCTTGGGCGGTGAGCAGCTTAATGTCTGAGGAATGTTGCAAAGGTTTTCATCACCTgtgaagagggaaaaaaaaaaccatgaactGCTGTCACATGCTAGAGACTTTTGCAGATTCATTTAGGAAAATCCAAAGAACTTCTTTCCTTACCCAATCGTTTGCGTGGACTGAGGGGAAGCGGAGAGAGCGGCAGAGCGAGAGTGGAGCAGTTTTCTGACTTGGTTCTTGCACGGGAGGCCTCTGTGCTGCGACTTTGAGCATTCTTCTTCTTGGGAAACGGAATGGCACTTTGAGACTGAGACCTGGTGCTTGGCATGGCTACAAGAAATAGTAACATTTGATAAAGTCTCAGTAACACTAGCAGCACCCACACATAATGGACACGGATGTTCTgtcagtaaaagaacagatgctTGGGCAGAGCCCATACTGCAAGAAATACCTTCACAGATACTTGGGATAAATAGAAAACATGGGGGGGAAGAAAGGCACACACCTCTGGCTGTTTGGATGCAGTAAGTTAAAAgcgatattttaaaaaatatatatattttttgatgctGCCCCTAGGTAGTATGGGTAAAAACCAGAattaaatgtgtactttctataatgaatattatggatttttaattaatttccaaTGCAAGTCCTATTAAGTTGGCTGGTGCATATTGCACCTGAGAGTATAAGCCCCCCTGCTTTCTAGGATTTATGAAGGAGGATCATGcacatcagcagcagcagcatgggAATAGTGTCATTTAGAATAAAGGGTTTTTTGGCCGTGCAGCAATCTATACTGGTTGCTCTGTTAATATCCTGATGTTGgacgcagcagcagcagcttgtgTTATTATCTCAGCAGAAAAGGAAATGCAGCCGACAGGACATCACTTATTAGTATCCAATATCCGTACACCCCCTCTTGTCTTCATCTACACCCCCCCACCCTGAAATTGCACTAATGAGCACAAGCTTCCCATCAACACTAACAAGCTACAGGGAAGCTCCAGATTAAATCATCAGCGGGGAGCAGTTATCTTAATGAACAAGACAAGCACGCAGGAGGCAGGTTAACCGGTTTAATCAGAGCACAGAGGAAAAACAATAAACAACATTAACTCCTTCCAACCTCGTTCACTTCTGCACATCAAACTGcttcagctatatatatatatatatatatatatatatatatatatatatatatatatatatatatatatatatatatatatatatatatatatatatatatatatatatatatatatatataaataatatatatatattcgtggCTACTACTAATTGCATTACCCATCAGTGACCACTGGGGTGACTATTACAGTAGCAGCATTTTTAGACTTTGAAGCCCCCCTCTTTCCATAGGAAGCTGCTGGATAAATACAGACTCATAAAGGAAGAGTGTCAATAATAAACAAGGAGAATAAGCTCACTGGTTCTTTTTAGTAAAATTCTCACTtagctgcagctctaactgtattaACTATGAAAACGACTCATTTCTGCGCGGCTTGTAAAGGTGCTTATTAGTGAGGAGCTGAAGGGCTGCAAGATGGCCATGTCTGCTCTAGTCTGAGTAATGAAAGTATACGCAGGGGTCAATacagtggtgtaaatagatgttactgggccccacagccagTTCATTTTAGGGCCaacaacataaccagaggttgtacttttttaccaatatatgttgaaattggtATTTAAGGcattatggggcccctatagctACTGGGCCTCTTCCTCAATACTTACACCCCTGAGTGAATATATTCTCCAGAGGAAATAACATTATAAAATGAAGCCCATGTAGAGTTGCCACCTCCCTCTGTCAATATCAACCACATACTGCATGGATGGTcagcaattagggttgccacctaaaaaatattaccggccagtgggggcgAGCACCGGGGCGCGATGCGGAAAAGGGGGTGGAGCTACAGGGTGTGCCGCAAAAGGAGCGGAGCAACATTGCagagatgtccacagcgctggaaaaaaaggtaagttctgtgcgaattgggggcaggccaggggcttttttttaaaggttattacaaattacagacaactgcattgctggtaaatttgcaatactggCCCcgacaggtgttttaccggccgtgTGGCAACTCTATTAgcaattaaagggcttgttcaccttcaaacacttttttcacttcagttggtttcagattattcATCAGAAACAGACTTTTTccccaatgactttctattttctttttgtggttgtttttctaataaagtttcatttttcaccttctaaagcagctttgggaggggaGGGTCGCCGACTCTAAACTGTTTGTTACCACCATCTCTGCTGAGCAGAAATccttcattacaggcagctgttagaattgatacaatacttgCGAATATTCCCCAGatcctgctgagaaatggatcaattaattgtatcaactaaacgtaacaACTAAACGTAGCAAATTGTTCAgactggatcactgagctgccagactgagacacaaacattaattttggggaaaccagtaaaaaaaattaaagatggaaagcaattgaaaaaaaaaaagtgtttatggtgaacaatctgaaaacaagtgaactgtaaagaatgtttggaaggtgaacaagccctttaagtgcTTGCTGCATGGCTACACAAAAAGCAGTTGAGTGTGCAGCATGCAGCTCCATTAACTACTAACCTCCCAGGCAGGATGTGGATTGAGTAGGGGGTGGGAGCATTAAGTGTATGCACAAGCCTGGTCATGTGACTGAAGGTAGAATCAATATCTGCACATCGATAGAGCCATGAAGAGACCATATAACCCCCTGCAGCCTTAAACAGTAGGTGCCTGTGTGcgaggggctgctgggagttacaaGAGAAAGGTTAAAAAAGCCTGACATTTACCCCTTGCTgttgcactgctggctctgactgtGGAATCAGCTTTTCTGcaattcccacaatgcattgtgaGCTGCTTCCTGTAACTCCCCAATGGTTGCCAGTTTACTAGCCAacttgggctactaatttaaagcccaggcgggtatTGAACGTACAAACCAACCCGGGTACAGATTTGGGCCTTGTTTGTACCTTGGAACCAGTGAAAGTGTT from the Xenopus laevis strain J_2021 chromosome 9_10L, Xenopus_laevis_v10.1, whole genome shotgun sequence genome contains:
- the cdc6.L gene encoding cell division cycle 6 L homeolog (The RefSeq protein has 4 substitutions, 1 non-frameshifting indel compared to this genomic sequence), whose product is MPSTRSQSQSAIPFPKKKNAQSRSTEASRARTKSENCSTLALPLSPLPLSPRKRLGDENLCNIPQTLSCSPPKQSRKENGQTSTPKGRRLLFDENQAAAATPVSPLKKVQDPYRLSPLKRGQETPSGSRNHRLQERKTAGVQLFKQEGSCYQKAKHALNTAIPERLLARESETAFIKTFLTSHVSDGKPGSLYISGAPGTGKTACLNKLLQESKDDLQQCKTVYINCMSLRSSQAVFPAIAEEISGGKSSLAAKDIVRSLEKLVTSKGPIILLVLDEMDQLDSRGQDVLYTVFEWPWLTNSRMVLIGIANALDLTDRILPRLQARPRCRPQLLNFSPYTKDQIATILQDRLNTVSGDQVLDNAAIQFCARKISAVSGDARKALDICRRAVEIVEADVRGQTVLKPLTECASPCKEVPLNPVPKKVSLPHISRVLSDVYGDKMASREGSSESFPLQQKLLVCALLLITRQSKIKEVTLGKVHEAYSKVCRKQQVPGVGQSECLSLCQLLETRGILGLKKAKEARLTKVSLKIEERDVEHAFKDKVLIGNVLNSGI